A single region of the Thermoanaerobacterium aotearoense genome encodes:
- the arcC gene encoding carbamate kinase codes for MKGKVVIALGGNALQDKDMVPTAESQLNTVRKTAVYIADIIKEGYSVIVTHGNGPQVGNIVIQNETASNIIPAMPFDVCGAESQGMIGYMIQQCLGEVFKEKNIQKDVATIVTQVVVDKDDEAFLHPTKPIGPFYSKEEAELLEKEKGYQMVEDSGRGYRRVVASPEPKEIVELNTIKLLERNGVVVITAGGGGIPVVRENGSLKGVAAVIDKDLASEKLAEDLDADILLILTAVEKVYINYKKPDEKPLDVISSHDIEKYLSEGHFAEGSMMPKVKAAIRFARSRKGRRAIITSLERAHDALSGNTGTVVVDD; via the coding sequence ATGAAAGGGAAAGTAGTAATTGCGCTTGGGGGAAATGCACTGCAAGACAAGGATATGGTGCCTACAGCCGAATCACAATTGAATACAGTTAGAAAGACGGCTGTGTACATTGCAGACATTATAAAAGAAGGGTATTCTGTCATTGTGACACATGGAAATGGGCCACAGGTAGGAAACATCGTGATACAGAATGAGACGGCTTCTAACATAATACCAGCCATGCCTTTTGATGTTTGTGGCGCGGAAAGTCAGGGAATGATAGGATATATGATTCAGCAATGTTTAGGTGAGGTTTTTAAAGAGAAAAACATACAAAAGGATGTTGCCACTATTGTCACACAAGTTGTGGTAGACAAAGATGATGAAGCATTCTTACATCCTACAAAACCAATAGGGCCCTTTTACTCTAAAGAAGAAGCAGAGCTATTGGAAAAGGAAAAAGGGTATCAGATGGTAGAGGACAGCGGAAGAGGATACAGGAGAGTCGTAGCATCGCCAGAGCCTAAAGAGATAGTGGAATTAAACACAATAAAGCTTTTGGAGAGAAACGGTGTTGTGGTCATAACGGCAGGTGGAGGAGGAATACCTGTAGTAAGGGAAAATGGCAGCTTAAAGGGTGTGGCGGCTGTGATAGATAAAGATTTGGCATCTGAAAAATTGGCAGAAGATTTGGATGCGGATATTTTGTTGATATTGACTGCTGTAGAAAAAGTGTACATCAACTACAAAAAGCCTGATGAAAAGCCTCTTGATGTGATTTCAAGCCATGATATAGAGAAGTATTTAAGCGAAGGCCATTTTGCAGAAGGCTCAATGATGCCGAAAGTCAAGGCTGCAATAAGGTTTGCCAGATCGAGAAAGGGAAGGCGGGCTATAATTACGTCTTTAGAAAGGGCTCATGATGCTTTATCAGGAAATACAGGCACTGTTGTAGTTGACGATTAA
- the argF gene encoding ornithine carbamoyltransferase, whose protein sequence is MGFNLKGRSLLSLKDYTPQEIRYLLDISKQVKAERKAGIVHQRFLGKTIALIFEKRSTRTRCAFETAFGEEGGHPVFLSTDDIQLGAKESIEDTARVLGRMFDAIEFRGYSQSTVEALVKYSGVPVYNGLTDEYHPTQVLADLMTIEEEFGHLKGTKLVFVGDGRNNMANTLAIGCAKMGMDYVINSPRELWPQEDYINEIREMAAENGGTFTLTDVPGEGLEGAHAIYTDVWASMGEEAKQKEREMLLRPFQVNDELMKKTNRPDTIFLHCLPAVKGQEVTYEVIEGKQSRVWDEAENRKHTIKAVMIATIL, encoded by the coding sequence ATGGGATTTAATTTAAAAGGCAGGAGTTTATTATCTTTAAAAGATTATACGCCGCAGGAGATAAGGTATCTTCTGGACATTTCAAAGCAGGTTAAGGCGGAAAGAAAGGCAGGAATAGTTCATCAAAGGTTTTTAGGAAAGACAATCGCATTGATATTTGAAAAGCGCTCAACAAGGACGAGGTGTGCATTTGAGACAGCATTTGGCGAAGAAGGAGGACACCCGGTTTTCTTGTCGACAGATGATATTCAGCTTGGGGCGAAAGAATCCATAGAAGACACTGCGAGAGTTCTTGGCAGGATGTTTGATGCCATCGAATTCAGAGGATACAGTCAAAGCACTGTAGAAGCACTTGTAAAGTATTCAGGCGTGCCTGTATACAATGGACTTACAGACGAATACCATCCTACACAGGTTTTGGCTGATTTAATGACGATAGAAGAGGAGTTTGGACACTTAAAAGGCACAAAATTGGTGTTTGTCGGCGATGGAAGAAACAATATGGCAAATACGCTGGCTATCGGCTGTGCAAAAATGGGCATGGATTACGTGATTAATTCACCAAGAGAGCTTTGGCCTCAAGAGGACTACATAAATGAGATTAGAGAAATGGCTGCTGAAAATGGCGGGACATTTACTCTGACAGATGTGCCTGGAGAAGGCTTAGAAGGGGCACATGCAATTTACACAGACGTATGGGCGTCCATGGGAGAAGAGGCAAAACAAAAAGAGAGAGAAATGCTGTTAAGGCCCTTCCAAGTGAATGATGAGCTTATGAAAAAGACAAATAGACCTGACACGATATTTTTGCACTGCCTACCTGCTGTAAAGGGACAGGAAGTAACATACGAAGTGATCGAAGGAAAACAGTCGAGGGTGTGGGACGAGGCTGAGAACAGAAAGCATACCATTAAGGCTGTCATGATAGCGACGATTCTCTAA
- a CDS encoding ECF transporter S component, with protein MEHSKTKVIVTVGLLSAIAFVLMYLEFQLPLFPSFLKFDFSDIPPLLAAFALGPVYGIFVEIVKNVIHLPVSQSAGIGEVANFVVGSIYVFTVGVIYMRNKSKKSALFAMILGTIVMAIAGSVLNYYVFLPLYQKIMGWPLSAIVGMGKAVNSHIVDLKTLIAYGIFPFNILKGFVISLITFLIYKKLSPMLKI; from the coding sequence ATGGAACACAGCAAGACAAAAGTGATTGTGACTGTAGGGTTGCTTTCCGCAATAGCATTTGTGCTTATGTACTTAGAGTTTCAATTGCCATTATTTCCAAGCTTCTTAAAATTTGATTTTAGCGATATACCGCCTCTTTTAGCGGCATTTGCATTAGGGCCTGTATACGGCATCTTTGTGGAGATAGTAAAAAACGTGATACATCTTCCAGTTAGCCAATCTGCAGGTATAGGAGAAGTGGCAAATTTCGTGGTAGGATCTATTTACGTATTTACTGTTGGCGTAATCTACATGAGGAATAAATCTAAAAAATCGGCGCTATTTGCCATGATTTTAGGGACTATTGTCATGGCTATCGCAGGATCAGTATTGAACTACTATGTATTTTTGCCATTATACCAGAAGATAATGGGTTGGCCGTTAAGCGCCATCGTTGGAATGGGAAAGGCGGTAAATAGCCATATAGTTGATTTAAAGACATTGATAGCGTACGGTATTTTCCCATTTAATATACTGAAGGGTTTTGTAATATCGCTTATAACATTCTTAATTTACAAGAAGTTATCACCAATGTTGAAGATATAG
- the tsaE gene encoding tRNA (adenosine(37)-N6)-threonylcarbamoyltransferase complex ATPase subunit type 1 TsaE: MKINFKTKSFSETEKIGIKLGSLLKRGSIVLISGDLGVGKTVFTKGIAKGMGIYDYITSPTFMIVNEHIGEIPLYHFDVYRIDDYRELYDIGYEEYFYGDGVCVIEWPEKIMPLIPEENIFVHISMGDSFDERIIDIESHGVKYDEVIKEMK, from the coding sequence ATGAAAATTAATTTTAAGACAAAAAGCTTCAGTGAAACGGAAAAGATAGGGATTAAGTTAGGCAGTTTACTAAAAAGAGGAAGTATCGTGCTTATATCTGGAGATTTAGGTGTAGGTAAGACAGTTTTTACAAAAGGCATTGCCAAAGGTATGGGCATCTACGACTATATCACAAGCCCTACATTTATGATTGTAAATGAACATATAGGTGAAATTCCACTTTATCATTTTGACGTGTACAGGATTGATGATTACAGGGAATTGTACGATATAGGCTATGAGGAGTATTTTTACGGCGACGGTGTTTGTGTCATCGAGTGGCCTGAAAAGATAATGCCTCTCATCCCGGAGGAAAATATATTTGTACATATTTCCATGGGTGATTCTTTCGATGAGAGGATAATAGATATAGAATCACATGGTGTAAAATACGATGAAGTGATTAAGGAGATGAAGTGA